A genomic stretch from Juglans microcarpa x Juglans regia isolate MS1-56 chromosome 3S, Jm3101_v1.0, whole genome shotgun sequence includes:
- the LOC121257239 gene encoding pentatricopeptide repeat-containing protein At2g13600-like, whose product MSNQCSLRKAPSLDSITGFLNHCSQWKNLGPIKKLHAHLLRTGLLFSSLNFLAELIRSYASCHKDNLQNFLKCMNPGNPLPFNIILSDFNRNGLAFNALKTFSFMHINGVPMDTYTLCSSLAASSSIRNVRFGQQVHALVAKSGWSSSVFVGSALIDLYAKLLVIEDAEAMFDEIPAKNTVCANALLSGYGEAKMWLEGLELVLKMPALNLDYDHFTLSAILHACAGLSAIKVGIQVHAHLIRTLYDVEKDVFLKSSLIEMYGKCGVVGKAWKVFNLAGVRRGECQGDVVLWTSMLGVYGRNGYFEEVVQLYQEMLKEGIKPDEVAFVTVLSACGHTGQVNLGVKFFESMTRDFGLFPGQEHYSCLIDLLCRAGQLDRAWKLVNGTLYKGHGSCSVSMWGALLSACQDCGNIELGKLAAQKALELDPQNVGVYVILSNLYAKFGMWNEIEKLRLLMKERGLKKEIGCSWIEVT is encoded by the coding sequence ATGTCCAACCAATGCAGCTTACGCAAAGCACCAAGCTTGGATTCTATCACTGGCTTCTTAAACCACTGTTCCCAATGGAAAAATCTTGGACCCATCAAGAAGCTCCACGCTCACCTACTCAGAACAGGCTTGCTGTTTAGCTCCCTTAATTTTCTTGCTGAACTCATCCGCTCATACGCCTCATGTCACAAAGACAACCTTCAAAATTTCTTGAAGTGCATGAACCCGGGGAACCCACTACCCTTCAATATAATATTATCCGACTTTAACCGAAATGGGTTGGCATTTAACGCCCTAAAAACCTTTTCTTTCATGCACATCAATGGGGTGCCTATGGATACTTACACATTGTGTAGCTCTTTAGCAGCTTCGTCATCTATCAGAAATGTTAGATTCGGTCAGCAGGTGCATGCCCTTGTGGCCAAATCAGGTTGGTCATCTAGTGTATTCGTAGGAAGCGCTCTAATCGATTTGTACGCAAAGTTGTTGGTTATCGAGGATGCAGAAGCGATGTTTGATGAAATTCCTGCAAAAAACACGGTGTGTGCTAATGCACTTCTATCAGGTTATGGTGAGGCTAAGATGTGGCTTGAGGGACTTGAACTGGTTCTTAAGATGCCTGCATTGAATTTGGATTATGATCACTTCACATTGTCAGCAATATTGCATGCGTGTGCTGGGCTATCTGCTATTAAAGTCGGGATCCAGGTGCATGCTCATTTGATCCGTACGCTATATGATGTGGAAAAAGATGTGTTTCTGAAGAGTTCGTTGATTGAAATGTATGGAAAGTGTGGCGTAGTTGGGAAGGCTTGGAAAGTCTTTAATTTGGCAGGGGTTAGAAGAGGAGAGTGTCAAGGGGATGTTGTTTTATGGACTTCAATGCTTGGTGTGTATGGTAGAAACGGATACTTTGAAGAAGTTGTTCAATTATACCAAGAAATGTTAAAGGAAGGGATTAAACCAGATGAGGTGGCATTTGTGACAGTCCTTTCTGCTTGTGGTCACACTGGCCAAGTGAACCTTGGGGTCAAGTTTTTCGAATCAATGACTCGTGACTTCGGGTTGTTCCCTGGCCAAGAGCACTACAGTTGTCTGATTGACTTGCTTTGTAGGGCTGGTCAGTTAGATAGGGCATGGAAGCTGGTGAATGGGACTCTTTATAAAGGGCATGGCAGTTGCAGCGTTTCCATGTGGGGTGCTTTGCTTAGCGCCTGCCAGGATTGTGGAAATATAGAGTTGGGCAAGTTGGCTGCTCAAAAGGCACTTGAATTGGATCCACAGAATGTGGGGGtatatgttatattatcaaatttatatgcaaaatttgGTATGTGGAATGAGATTGAGAAGTTGAGGTTATTGATGAAAGAGAGAGGGTTAAAGAAAGAGATTGGATGTAGTTGGATTGAGGTCACGTAG
- the LOC121257240 gene encoding transcription initiation factor TFIID subunit 14b-like isoform X2 → MINSSSSKQVGQDQPATSEPKSQRTKIKMVKSEDSDKRMLNKKLKDVEISIPIVYGNVSFWLGKKASEYQSHKWTVYVRGATNEDIGVVIKRAVFQLHSSFKNPTRVVESPPFELSEAGWGEFEIAITLYFHSDLCDKPLTLYHHLKLYPEDESGPMSSKKPVVVECFDEIAFPEPSEGFLVRVQNHPAVNVPRLHTGFTLPPPVPFEDANRKKRGDTKDHPLSQWFMNFSEADELLQLAAARQQVQAHLAKLRRQISMIDGQHQQLKTISDS, encoded by the exons ATGATCAACAGTTCGTCTTCCAAACAGGTCGGTCAAGATCAACCGGCTACAAGTGAGCCCAAATCACAGCGCACCAAAATCAAAATGGTCAAATCCGAAGACAGTGACAAGAGG atgttgaataaaaaactcAAAGACGTTGAAATAAGTATTCCCATCGTGTATGGTAACGTCTCATTCTGGCTTGGTAAGAAGGCAAGCGA GTACCAGTCACACAAGTGGACTGTGTATGTTCGTGGGGCGACGAATGAGGATATAGGGGTGGTGATAAAACGTGCTGTTTTTCAGTTGCATTCCAGTTTCAAGAACCCCACAAGGGTTGTAGAGTCGCCGCCATTTGAGTTATCAGAAGCTGGGTGGGGAGAATTCGAAATCGCCATTACTCTCTACTTCCATAGCGATCTCTGTGATAAGCCATTGACCTt ATATCATCATTTGAAGTTGTACCCAGAGGATGAATCTGGACCCATGTCCAGTAAAAAGCCTGTTGTTGTGGAATGTTTTGATGAGATCGCGTTCCCTGAACCTTCAGAAGGCTTTTTAGTCCGTGTGCAGAATCATCCAGCTGTAAATGTGCCCAGATTACACACTGGATTCACTTTGCCGCCTCCTG tACCATTTGAGGATGCAAATAGAAAGAAGAGAGGTGACACTAAAGACCACCCCTTGAGTCAGTGGTTCATGAATTTCTCAGAAGCAGATGAGCTATTACAACTTGCAGCAGCTCGTCAGCAG GTACAAGCTCATCTTGCTAAACTCAGGAGACAAATAAGCATGATAGATGGGCAGCATCAACAGTTGAAAACAATCTCTGACTCGTAA
- the LOC121257240 gene encoding transcription initiation factor TFIID subunit 14b-like isoform X1 yields the protein MINSSSSKQVGQDQPATSEPKSQRTKIKMVKSEDSDKRMLNKKLKDVEISIPIVYGNVSFWLGKKASEYQSHKWTVYVRGATNEDIGVVIKRAVFQLHSSFKNPTRVVESPPFELSEAGWGEFEIAITLYFHSDLCDKPLTLYHHLKLYPEDESGPMSSKKPVVVECFDEIAFPEPSEGFLVRVQNHPAVNVPRLHTGFTLPPPVPFEDANRKKRGDTKDHPLSQWFMNFSEADELLQLAAARQQS from the exons ATGATCAACAGTTCGTCTTCCAAACAGGTCGGTCAAGATCAACCGGCTACAAGTGAGCCCAAATCACAGCGCACCAAAATCAAAATGGTCAAATCCGAAGACAGTGACAAGAGG atgttgaataaaaaactcAAAGACGTTGAAATAAGTATTCCCATCGTGTATGGTAACGTCTCATTCTGGCTTGGTAAGAAGGCAAGCGA GTACCAGTCACACAAGTGGACTGTGTATGTTCGTGGGGCGACGAATGAGGATATAGGGGTGGTGATAAAACGTGCTGTTTTTCAGTTGCATTCCAGTTTCAAGAACCCCACAAGGGTTGTAGAGTCGCCGCCATTTGAGTTATCAGAAGCTGGGTGGGGAGAATTCGAAATCGCCATTACTCTCTACTTCCATAGCGATCTCTGTGATAAGCCATTGACCTt ATATCATCATTTGAAGTTGTACCCAGAGGATGAATCTGGACCCATGTCCAGTAAAAAGCCTGTTGTTGTGGAATGTTTTGATGAGATCGCGTTCCCTGAACCTTCAGAAGGCTTTTTAGTCCGTGTGCAGAATCATCCAGCTGTAAATGTGCCCAGATTACACACTGGATTCACTTTGCCGCCTCCTG tACCATTTGAGGATGCAAATAGAAAGAAGAGAGGTGACACTAAAGACCACCCCTTGAGTCAGTGGTTCATGAATTTCTCAGAAGCAGATGAGCTATTACAACTTGCAGCAGCTCGTCAGCAG AGTTGA
- the LOC121257242 gene encoding auxin-responsive protein SAUR50-like, whose translation MAIRISNKLPQTAVIKQILKRCSSLGKKHGYDEDSFPLDVPKGHFAVYVGENRSRYIVPISFLSHPEFQCLLHQAEEEFGFDQDMGLTIPCEEVVFRSLTSMLR comes from the coding sequence ATGGCCATTAGAATATCAAACAAACTTCCTCAAACCGCAGTTATCAAGCAAATCCTCAAAAGATGTTCGAGCTTGGGAAAGAAGCATGGCTACGACGAGGATAGCTTTCCCCTAGACGTCCCAAAGGGCCATTTTGCTGTCTATGTTGGTGAAAATAGAAGCAGGTACATTGTCCCAATCTCATTTTTGAGTCACCCTGAGTTCCAGTGCCTCCTCCACCAAGCTGAAGAAGAATTCGGCTTCGATCAAGATATGGGTCTTACCATTCCCTGCGAAGAAGTCGTTTTCCGCTCTCTAACCTCCATGCTTAGATGA
- the LOC121257241 gene encoding indole-3-acetic acid-induced protein ARG7-like yields MSPGMGKCNSIRRIVRIRQMLQRWRKKSLITASRAPSDVPAGHVAVCVGSSCKRFIVRATHLNHPIFKRLLVQAEEEYGFSNQGPLAIPCDESLFEEVIRVVSSNSSRSSSLEDFQRCCHVEIRSHLNFLGESGPLLRASPEKSIC; encoded by the coding sequence ATGTCTCCGGGGATGGGAAAATGCAACAGCATCCGCCGCATTGTCAGAATCCGACAGATGCTCCAGCGCTGGCGCAAGAAGTCGCTCATCACGGCCTCGCGTGCGCCGTCCGATGTTCCGGCTGGACACGTGGCGGTCTGCGTGGGGAGCAGCTGCAAGAGATTCATTGTGCGCGCGACGCACCTGAACCACCCAATCTTTAAGAGACTTCTCGTGCAGGCCGAGGAGGAGTACGGGTTCTCGAACCAAGGCCCTCTAGCGATCCCGTGCGACGAGTCGCTCTTCGAGGAGGTCATCCGAGTCGTGTCGAGTAACTCATCCCGATCCTCGAGTCTCGAAGACTTTCAGAGGTGCTGCCACGTGGAAATCCGGAGCCATCTTAACTTCTTGGGTGAATCCGGACCGTTGCTTCGCGCGTCTCCTGAAAAATCAATCTGCTGA
- the LOC121258477 gene encoding uncharacterized protein LOC121258477 produces the protein MAPPSGPYSGTSTLALVARASAFSLGLVYGSLKLKYLKAKANSHKKAEVKAHH, from the exons ATGGCGCCGCCTTCTGGACCTTATTCTGGAACCAGCACCCTCGCTTTG GTGGCTCGTGCCTCGGCTTTCTCTCTTGGACTCGTTTACGGTAGCCTTAAGCTCAAGTACCTAAAG GCAAAGGCTAATTCTCATAAGAAAGCTGAAGTAAAGGCTCATCACTGA